The following proteins are encoded in a genomic region of Sander lucioperca isolate FBNREF2018 chromosome 23, SLUC_FBN_1.2, whole genome shotgun sequence:
- the rbm33a gene encoding RNA-binding protein 33 isoform X5, with amino-acid sequence MSANAQDYDFDEYDKPGAERLRRRRGEDDDLESDLEEGLLEEDWLSGKKNPSEVSDEELNDDLLQSDDEDVNMSGQDVSLNATYSMGTSYDQQGNTQEADYTDDVVNLGGKGDVDEEGYQQEGEEEYTQGYSQEDNAEMPDDQMDYTGELAEGDDGYQDEVLDIQINEPIDGEFQDDEYQTYVDERLAKHGVQQEEVPEEQREVENEGVHEEETKEESDEEDEEDEESGRIRFKSERKDGAVVRLADAGSNRRIIPETLELSEKAKQDLMEFEEQERQKKQNRYGGRGMRGGMRGGRGRGGFPPFGMVDFRGGNRGRMIGQRLPLMGNMGMQQPSLRMPLPHQQQLHSHQHHPSHPRGPPPFQDHGRPLAQQPLQPLIPPHMAHRSPPLRPQMEPPPRMMSSPPPNFPQHHQQQPPQPKNIHINPHFRGPTASSVQVPLMPPAQSQPRPAVGPQRFPGPGDFQQHMSGNFGQPQRPPHHMEPFRNQPPQGPQDREPLFMGERTESTRFPGQHMFDHQGPSPLMNSSHNIHQQQQQQQQLPGQGHMGFGPPGPPFNQPGQGPLGLFPREPPRPNLPPHQGHQGMVGLNQQGGPPNQPRPFMDPRQPFGQQGNLFPPPQVQFGMQVRLRGLMHGPPVSQLQHHDPLPSHQPMHQQQQHHRQELPHHQQQHLNVNEPRPMMHHGQNLFHQQHAHGSPRQMTPRPQNSQQRNMSNRQRMNAPVSKQMQQRNSNLRELPVAPGNTNMNSARPAANVRAVAKATQGVRPGQNTQLLPGGGRGRGQVADKIESQPGGAGRTVVRKEIPSTLSSTAPQDRDEDEETRQYRLKIEEQKRLREEILKRKEMRRQMQAGVRKKELLDRLNAQTPSQGPAPLQIQPSQQNQQMPHPVLQQQQQQQQQQQQQQHLLQPQQQRQLPQRTQSLNQSFKNSNQATPIPPNGTPQIPTPRPNVKTRLQMVKGSAQQQQTPGPVPDQQWKPPQQNQQQLQQQRRNSAVQNINMPGVQIQANQVPQKIIPVTPSVGPGQAQAPTQGPIPGTKRTVMQRAKNSGFEDQQVPPKVRVVKLSGASGKGPVAAGSPLQQQGTWSATPLNQAVQRKVTMTAQQQQGPGGTPQAGRGVMGNQQQNRVVVSGRGRGRGGGQMGRGRPMSTRQSQRGAEGERCTVSIKGLSSSTTDVQLQNLLMSIGPIEMFKMMPQQRKAIATFSSPQHAASFQMSFHRHMIDLSHIDVSLIDG; translated from the exons ATGTCAGCCAACGCTCAGG ATTATGACTTTGATGAATATGACAAACCTGGTGCTGAGCGGTTACGCAGGAGGAGAGGTGAAGATGATGATCTAGAGAG TGATTTGGAAGAGGGTTTGTTGGAGGAGGATTGGCTGTCAGGTAAAAAG aatcCCTCAGAAGTGTCTGATGAAGAGCTGAATGATGACCTTCTACAAAgtgatgatgaagatgtaaATATGAG tggTCAGGATGTGAGCCTCAATGCCACATACAGCATGGGCACATCCTATGACCAGCAGGGCAACACGCAGGAAGCAGACTACACAGATGACGTTGTGAACCTGGGTGGAAAAGGTGATGTAGACGAGGAGGGGTACCAACAAGAGGGGGAAGAGGAGTACACGCAGGGATACAGCCAAGAGGACAACGCAGAGATGCCTGATGACCAAATGGATTACACTGGAGAGCTAGCTGAGGGTGACGATGGCTACCAGGATGAAGTGCTAGACATCCAAATCAATGAGCCCATAGATGGTGAATTTCAA GATGATGAATACCAAACCTATGTTGATGAGCGTCTGGCTAAACATGGAGTCCAACAGGAGGAGGTCCCcgaggagcagagggag GTTGAAAATGAAGGTGTGCACGAAGAAGAGACAAAGGAGGAATCGGAcgaggaggatgaggaagatGAAGAGTCTGGTCGCATAAGGTTTAAATCTGAGAGAAAGGATGGCGCCGTTGTGCGGTTGGCTGATGCAGGCAGTAACAGGAGGATTATCCCTGAAACACTAG AACTGTCAGAGAAGGCTAAGCAAGATCTGATGGAGTTTGAAGAACAAGAAcggcaaaagaaacaaaaccgATATGGAGGCCGAGGCATGCGAGGAGGAATGcgaggaggcagaggaagaggaggcttcCCACCATTTGGAATGGTAGATTTTAgaggaggaaacagaggaagaaTGATTGGCCAGAGGCTCCCCCTGATGGGAAACATGGGCATGCAG CAGCCGTCTCTCCGAATGCCTCTTCCTCATCAGCAGCAACTGCACTCCCACCAGCACCACCCTTCCCATCCAAGAGGACCTCCTCCCTTTCAAGACCATGGGCGCCCACTGGCCCAACAGCCCCTTCAGCCCCTCATCCCCCCACACATGGCTCACCGCTCCCCGCCGTTGCGGCCCCAGATGGAGCCACCACCACGAATGATGAGCTCCCCGCCACCCAATTTCCCCCAACATCACCAACAGCAGCCTCCACAGCCCAAAAACATCCACATTAACCCCCATTTCAGAGGGCCCACAGCATCCTCTGTACAAG TGCCCTTGATGCCTCCTGCTCAGAGCCAGCCCAGACCTGCTGTGGGTCCTCAGAGGTTCCCT GGACCAGGAGACTTCCAGCAGCACATGTCTGGTAATTTTGGTCAGCCCCAGCGGCCCCCTCATCACATGGAGCCCTTTAGGAACCAGCCACCTCAAGGCCCCCAAGACAGAGAGCCCCTCTTTATGGGAG AGCGCACAGAGTCAACACGGTTTCCAGGGCAGCACATGTTTGATCACCAGGGCCCCAGTCCTCTGATGAACAGCAGCCACAACatccaccagcagcagcagcagcagcagcagctgcccgGCCAGGGCCACATGGGCTTTGGCCCACCCGGACCACCCTTTAACCAGCCAGGCCAGGGTCCGCTAGGACTTTTTCCAAGAGAACCCCCAAGGCCCAACCTCCCTCCGCACCAAGGTCATCAGGGGATGGTCGGCTTGAATCAACAAGGTGGCCCCCCCAACCAGCCCAGACCCTTCATGGACCCTCGTCAGCCTTTTGGCCAGCAGGGGAACCTTTTCCCCCCTCCACAAGTCCAGTTTGGGATGCAGGTACGACTAAGA GGCTTAATGCACGGCCCTCCTGTCTCCCAGCTTCAGCATCACGACCCCTTGCCATCCCATCAGCCCATgcaccagcagcagcaacatCATAGGCAGGAGTTACCCCATCATCAGCAGCAACATCTAAATGTCAATGAGCCCCGCCCCATGATGCACCATGGCCAGAATCTCTTCCATCAACAGCATGCTCATGGTAGCCCCAGGCAGATGACTCCCCGCCCTCAGAACTCCCAACAGCGCAACATGTCCAACAGGCAGAGGATG AACGCACCCGTCTCCAAACAAATGCAGCAGCGCAACAGCAACCTCCGGGAGCTCCCTGTAGCACCTGGCAACACAAACATGAacagtgcccgccccgctgcCAACGTTAGGGCTGTTGCCAAGGCAACACAGGGGGTGCGTCCTGGGCAGAACACTCAGCTGCTACCTGGTGGTGGCAGAGGAAGAGGCCAAGTTGCTGACAAGATCGAATCACAGCCTGGGGGAGCAGGCAGGACAGTGGTTCGCAAGGAAATCCCAAGCACACTGTCCAGCACGGCACCACAG GACCGTGATGAGGATGAGGAGACACGGCAGTACCGTTTGAAGATTGAAGAACAGAAGCGTCTGAGAGAAGAGATTCTGAAGAGAAAGGAGATGCGACGGCAGATGCAGgctggagttagaaagaaggaGCTGCTGGACAGGCTCAATGCCCAGACTCCTAGCCAAGGCCCAGCTCCTTTACAGATTCAACCCTCAcaacaaaatcaacaaatgCCACACCCTgtactacaacaacaacagcagcagcaacaacaacagcaacagcagcaacatcTACTACAGCCACAACAGCAAAGACAGTTGCCTCAGAGAACACAATCATTAAATCAATCATTTAAGAATTCTAACCAAGCCACCCCCATCCCGCCCAACGGCACTCCTCAGATCCCTACACCACGTCCCAATGTCAAGACACGCCTGCAGATGGTAAAAGGTAGTGCCCAGCAGCAACAGACCCCTGGGCCTGTTCCAGACCAGCAATGGAAACCGCCTCAACAAAatcagcagcagctgcaacaaCAGCGAAGAAACAGTGCTGTGCAGAACATTAACATGCCTGGTGTTCAGATCCAGGCCAATCAGGTCCCCCAAAAGATAATACCTGTAACTCCCTCTGTGGGCCCTGGCCAGGCTCAGGCTCCAACTCAAGGACCTATACCTGGGACTAAAAGAACTGTGATGCAGCGGGCCAAGAATTCTGGTTTTGAAGACCAGCAGGTGCCACCAAAAGTCAGAGTCGTCAAACTTTCAGGAGCG AGTGGAAAGGGGCCAGTGGCAGCCGGCAGCCCATTGCAGCAACAAGGCACCTGGTCGGCAACCCCGCTCAACCAGGCCGTGCAAAGAAAGGTTACCATGACAGCGCAGCAGCAACAGGGACCAGGCGGAACACCACAGGCTGGCCGAGGGGTTATGGGCAACCAACAGCAAAACAGG GTTGTCGTTTCGGGCCGGGGCCGAGGTAGAGGGGGTGGTCAGATGGGTCGAGGTCGTCCGATGTCCACCAGACAGAGCCAAAGAGGAGCAGAGGGCGAACGCTGCACTGTGTCCATAAAGGGCCTCTCCTCATCCACAACTGACGTTCAACTGCAGAATCTTCTCATGTCCATCGGCCCCATAGAG ATGTTCAAAATGATGCCCCAGCAGAGAAAAGCAATCGCCACATTTTCCAGTCCCCAGCATGCAGCGAGTTTTCAAATGAGCTTCCATAG GCACATGATTGATTTGTCCCACATTGATGTGTCGCTGATTGATGGATGA
- the rbm33a gene encoding RNA-binding protein 33 isoform X6 produces MSANAQDYDFDEYDKPGAERLRRRRGEDDDLESDLEEGLLEEDWLSGKKNPSEVSDEELNDDLLQSDDEDVNMSGQDVSLNATYSMGTSYDQQGNTQEADYTDDVVNLGGKGDVDEEGYQQEGEEEYTQGYSQEDNAEMPDDQMDYTGELAEGDDGYQDEVLDIQINEPIDGEFQDDEYQTYVDERLAKHGVQQEEVPEEQREVGGEEQQEVEEEDTAEGSQVFDTEEVENEGVHEEETKEESDEEDEEDEESGRIRFKSERKDGAVVRLADAGSNRRIIPETLELSEKAKQDLMEFEEQERQKKQNRYGGRGMRGGMRGGRGRGGFPPFGMVDFRGGNRGRMIGQRLPLMGNMGMQQPSLRMPLPHQQQLHSHQHHPSHPRGPPPFQDHGRPLAQQPLQPLIPPHMAHRSPPLRPQMEPPPRMMSSPPPNFPQHHQQQPPQPKNIHINPHFRGPTASSVQVPLMPPAQSQPRPAVGPQRFPGPGDFQQHMSGNFGQPQRPPHHMEPFRNQPPQGPQDREPLFMGERTESTRFPGQHMFDHQGPSPLMNSSHNIHQQQQQQQQLPGQGHMGFGPPGPPFNQPGQGPLGLFPREPPRPNLPPHQGHQGMVGLNQQGGPPNQPRPFMDPRQPFGQQGNLFPPPQVQFGMQVRLRGLMHGPPVSQLQHHDPLPSHQPMHQQQQHHRQELPHHQQQHLNVNEPRPMMHHGQNLFHQQHAHGSPRQMTPRPQNSQQRNMSNRQRMNAPVSKQMQQRNSNLRELPVAPGNTNMNSARPAANVRAVAKATQGVRPGQNTQLLPGGGRGRGQVADKIESQPGGAGRTVVRKEIPSTLSSTAPQDRDEDEETRQYRLKIEEQKRLREEILKRKEMRRQMQAGVRKKELLDRLNAQTPSQGPAPLQIQPSQQNQQMPHPVLQQQQQQQQQQQQQQHLLQPQQQRQLPQRTQSLNQSFKNSNQATPIPPNGTPQIPTPRPNVKTRLQMVKGSAQQQQTPGPVPDQQWKPPQQNQQQLQQQRRNSAVQNINMPGVQIQANQVPQKIIPVTPSVGPGQAQAPTQGPIPGTKRTVMQRAKNSGFEDQQVPPKVRVVKLSGASGKGPVAAGSPLQQQGTWSATPLNQAVQRKVTMTAQQQQGPGGTPQAGRGVMGNQQQNRLKKHTSHSQA; encoded by the exons ATGTCAGCCAACGCTCAGG ATTATGACTTTGATGAATATGACAAACCTGGTGCTGAGCGGTTACGCAGGAGGAGAGGTGAAGATGATGATCTAGAGAG TGATTTGGAAGAGGGTTTGTTGGAGGAGGATTGGCTGTCAGGTAAAAAG aatcCCTCAGAAGTGTCTGATGAAGAGCTGAATGATGACCTTCTACAAAgtgatgatgaagatgtaaATATGAG tggTCAGGATGTGAGCCTCAATGCCACATACAGCATGGGCACATCCTATGACCAGCAGGGCAACACGCAGGAAGCAGACTACACAGATGACGTTGTGAACCTGGGTGGAAAAGGTGATGTAGACGAGGAGGGGTACCAACAAGAGGGGGAAGAGGAGTACACGCAGGGATACAGCCAAGAGGACAACGCAGAGATGCCTGATGACCAAATGGATTACACTGGAGAGCTAGCTGAGGGTGACGATGGCTACCAGGATGAAGTGCTAGACATCCAAATCAATGAGCCCATAGATGGTGAATTTCAA GATGATGAATACCAAACCTATGTTGATGAGCGTCTGGCTAAACATGGAGTCCAACAGGAGGAGGTCCCcgaggagcagagggaggtagggggagaagagcagcaggaagtggaggaggaagacaCAGCCGAGGGCTCTCAGGTCTTTGACACAGAGGAG GTTGAAAATGAAGGTGTGCACGAAGAAGAGACAAAGGAGGAATCGGAcgaggaggatgaggaagatGAAGAGTCTGGTCGCATAAGGTTTAAATCTGAGAGAAAGGATGGCGCCGTTGTGCGGTTGGCTGATGCAGGCAGTAACAGGAGGATTATCCCTGAAACACTAG AACTGTCAGAGAAGGCTAAGCAAGATCTGATGGAGTTTGAAGAACAAGAAcggcaaaagaaacaaaaccgATATGGAGGCCGAGGCATGCGAGGAGGAATGcgaggaggcagaggaagaggaggcttcCCACCATTTGGAATGGTAGATTTTAgaggaggaaacagaggaagaaTGATTGGCCAGAGGCTCCCCCTGATGGGAAACATGGGCATGCAG CAGCCGTCTCTCCGAATGCCTCTTCCTCATCAGCAGCAACTGCACTCCCACCAGCACCACCCTTCCCATCCAAGAGGACCTCCTCCCTTTCAAGACCATGGGCGCCCACTGGCCCAACAGCCCCTTCAGCCCCTCATCCCCCCACACATGGCTCACCGCTCCCCGCCGTTGCGGCCCCAGATGGAGCCACCACCACGAATGATGAGCTCCCCGCCACCCAATTTCCCCCAACATCACCAACAGCAGCCTCCACAGCCCAAAAACATCCACATTAACCCCCATTTCAGAGGGCCCACAGCATCCTCTGTACAAG TGCCCTTGATGCCTCCTGCTCAGAGCCAGCCCAGACCTGCTGTGGGTCCTCAGAGGTTCCCT GGACCAGGAGACTTCCAGCAGCACATGTCTGGTAATTTTGGTCAGCCCCAGCGGCCCCCTCATCACATGGAGCCCTTTAGGAACCAGCCACCTCAAGGCCCCCAAGACAGAGAGCCCCTCTTTATGGGAG AGCGCACAGAGTCAACACGGTTTCCAGGGCAGCACATGTTTGATCACCAGGGCCCCAGTCCTCTGATGAACAGCAGCCACAACatccaccagcagcagcagcagcagcagcagctgcccgGCCAGGGCCACATGGGCTTTGGCCCACCCGGACCACCCTTTAACCAGCCAGGCCAGGGTCCGCTAGGACTTTTTCCAAGAGAACCCCCAAGGCCCAACCTCCCTCCGCACCAAGGTCATCAGGGGATGGTCGGCTTGAATCAACAAGGTGGCCCCCCCAACCAGCCCAGACCCTTCATGGACCCTCGTCAGCCTTTTGGCCAGCAGGGGAACCTTTTCCCCCCTCCACAAGTCCAGTTTGGGATGCAGGTACGACTAAGA GGCTTAATGCACGGCCCTCCTGTCTCCCAGCTTCAGCATCACGACCCCTTGCCATCCCATCAGCCCATgcaccagcagcagcaacatCATAGGCAGGAGTTACCCCATCATCAGCAGCAACATCTAAATGTCAATGAGCCCCGCCCCATGATGCACCATGGCCAGAATCTCTTCCATCAACAGCATGCTCATGGTAGCCCCAGGCAGATGACTCCCCGCCCTCAGAACTCCCAACAGCGCAACATGTCCAACAGGCAGAGGATG AACGCACCCGTCTCCAAACAAATGCAGCAGCGCAACAGCAACCTCCGGGAGCTCCCTGTAGCACCTGGCAACACAAACATGAacagtgcccgccccgctgcCAACGTTAGGGCTGTTGCCAAGGCAACACAGGGGGTGCGTCCTGGGCAGAACACTCAGCTGCTACCTGGTGGTGGCAGAGGAAGAGGCCAAGTTGCTGACAAGATCGAATCACAGCCTGGGGGAGCAGGCAGGACAGTGGTTCGCAAGGAAATCCCAAGCACACTGTCCAGCACGGCACCACAG GACCGTGATGAGGATGAGGAGACACGGCAGTACCGTTTGAAGATTGAAGAACAGAAGCGTCTGAGAGAAGAGATTCTGAAGAGAAAGGAGATGCGACGGCAGATGCAGgctggagttagaaagaaggaGCTGCTGGACAGGCTCAATGCCCAGACTCCTAGCCAAGGCCCAGCTCCTTTACAGATTCAACCCTCAcaacaaaatcaacaaatgCCACACCCTgtactacaacaacaacagcagcagcaacaacaacagcaacagcagcaacatcTACTACAGCCACAACAGCAAAGACAGTTGCCTCAGAGAACACAATCATTAAATCAATCATTTAAGAATTCTAACCAAGCCACCCCCATCCCGCCCAACGGCACTCCTCAGATCCCTACACCACGTCCCAATGTCAAGACACGCCTGCAGATGGTAAAAGGTAGTGCCCAGCAGCAACAGACCCCTGGGCCTGTTCCAGACCAGCAATGGAAACCGCCTCAACAAAatcagcagcagctgcaacaaCAGCGAAGAAACAGTGCTGTGCAGAACATTAACATGCCTGGTGTTCAGATCCAGGCCAATCAGGTCCCCCAAAAGATAATACCTGTAACTCCCTCTGTGGGCCCTGGCCAGGCTCAGGCTCCAACTCAAGGACCTATACCTGGGACTAAAAGAACTGTGATGCAGCGGGCCAAGAATTCTGGTTTTGAAGACCAGCAGGTGCCACCAAAAGTCAGAGTCGTCAAACTTTCAGGAGCG AGTGGAAAGGGGCCAGTGGCAGCCGGCAGCCCATTGCAGCAACAAGGCACCTGGTCGGCAACCCCGCTCAACCAGGCCGTGCAAAGAAAGGTTACCATGACAGCGCAGCAGCAACAGGGACCAGGCGGAACACCACAGGCTGGCCGAGGGGTTATGGGCAACCAACAGCAAAACAGG cTGAAGAAACATACCTCTCACTCTCAAGCATAA